One Sagittula stellata E-37 genomic window carries:
- a CDS encoding helix-turn-helix domain-containing protein: MKTFIGPRLRRLRIEHGQTQVQMAKELGISTSYVNLLEKNERSVSVPVLLKLFEAYGVDWRDIAEDDDTAALADIRAALQDPLFEGHRPDLPQLRASLAHSPDLAQAFVMLHRAYLAATDQLMSVAAAGEESVLPTAPEAVVHNVFRRHDNHFPRLEAAAEAFWDAPVAADDMYFALKSRLRQQLGLRVRIAPVAEMPASLREYDQSQGEVRLSEALDHPNRLFQLVHVAGLLEQADLLDAILTEAGLEDAHGRARCRVELANYFAAAVLMPYDRFLAEARASKYDFDHLATRFGVSFEQACHRATTLQRTGHRGIPFFFLRIDKAGNVTKRFNATDFHLAEYGGACPRLEVHSVFRTPGRIVPQVVEMPDRSQFFVFARTVDRPTFTRHAQDIRLAVAMGCARDHADALGYAEDLNLTEARPTEIGINCRICPRANCDQRAHQALVLSTPVDTARRGATRYAT; the protein is encoded by the coding sequence ATGAAAACCTTCATCGGCCCGCGCCTCAGGCGCCTGCGCATCGAACACGGTCAGACACAGGTCCAGATGGCGAAGGAACTCGGCATCTCCACCTCTTACGTCAACCTTTTGGAAAAGAACGAAAGATCGGTCTCTGTCCCGGTCCTCCTGAAGCTGTTCGAAGCCTACGGCGTCGATTGGCGCGACATCGCGGAAGACGACGACACCGCCGCCCTCGCCGACATCCGCGCCGCCCTCCAGGACCCGCTTTTCGAAGGTCACCGACCCGATCTGCCGCAACTGCGCGCCAGCCTCGCGCACAGCCCGGACCTCGCGCAGGCCTTCGTCATGCTGCACCGCGCCTATCTCGCCGCCACCGATCAGCTCATGTCCGTGGCCGCCGCAGGCGAGGAATCGGTCCTGCCGACCGCGCCCGAGGCCGTCGTCCACAACGTCTTCCGCCGCCACGACAACCACTTCCCCCGCCTCGAAGCCGCAGCCGAAGCCTTCTGGGACGCGCCCGTCGCCGCCGACGACATGTACTTCGCCCTGAAATCCCGCCTGCGCCAGCAGCTTGGCCTGCGTGTCCGCATCGCCCCCGTGGCCGAGATGCCCGCCTCCTTGCGCGAATACGACCAGTCCCAGGGCGAGGTCCGCCTCTCCGAAGCCCTCGACCACCCCAACCGCCTGTTCCAGCTCGTGCATGTCGCGGGCCTTCTCGAACAGGCCGACCTGCTCGACGCCATCCTGACCGAGGCCGGGCTGGAAGACGCCCACGGCCGCGCCCGCTGCCGGGTCGAACTGGCGAACTACTTCGCCGCCGCCGTGCTCATGCCCTACGACCGCTTCCTGGCCGAAGCGCGGGCCTCCAAGTACGACTTCGACCACCTCGCCACCCGCTTCGGCGTCTCGTTCGAACAGGCCTGCCACCGCGCCACCACGCTCCAGCGCACGGGGCACCGCGGCATCCCCTTCTTCTTCCTCCGGATCGACAAGGCGGGAAACGTCACCAAGCGCTTCAACGCCACGGACTTCCACTTGGCCGAGTACGGCGGCGCCTGCCCGAGGCTTGAGGTCCACTCCGTGTTCCGCACGCCCGGCCGCATCGTGCCGCAGGTGGTCGAGATGCCGGACCGGTCGCAGTTCTTCGTCTTCGCGCGCACCGTCGACCGGCCCACCTTCACCCGCCACGCGCAGGACATCCGCCTTGCCGTGGCCATGGGCTGCGCCCGCGATCACGCCGACGCCCTGGGCTACGCCGAGGACCTCAACCTGACCGAGGCCCGCCCCACCGAGATCGGCATCAACTGCCGCATCTGCCCCCGCGCCAACTGCGACCAGCGCGCCCACCAGGCCTTGGTGCTCTCGACCCCGGTCGACACGGCGCGACGGGGCGCGACACGATACGCAACATGA